In Panicum virgatum strain AP13 chromosome 5K, P.virgatum_v5, whole genome shotgun sequence, the genomic window TCGGGATAGTGTCACACACAACACACAGCAACCACCCGAATTGGTACACTTTTCAATGCGCCCCTATCAAGTTGGCCTGAAGCCACGGGGCCAAACTAACGAAAACCTAAGCTATTTGCAGAAAGAAACAAGCACAGGCTCTGATAGTATAACACCTCATGCTGTGTCTTCATCTGTCTGAATATCGAGCGGAACACTTGATGTGATAAGATGATGCACTGAAGAATTCTTTTTAGCATATCGCGATCAATACATCAATTCAGAGATTTTGACAAGCTGGCTTGAGGCCACAGGGCTAAACTAACGAAACCTAGCTATCTGCAGAGAGAACCAAGCACCAGCACTGATAGTATAACACCTCTGTTGTGTGCCGGTCTGTCTGAATATGGAACGGAACACTGAATGATGGCACGCTTGATGTCTAATGACAAGTGCGCAAGATGACCCACTTAACAGTTTGTCTTTTAACAAACGGTGGTTTATCAATATATCAATGCAGAGATTCTGACAAGTTTAAGGTGACTAGATGACAACGCTAAATAAATCACCAATTCGGACAAACAAATCCCACAAATTTTGTATACACCGACATACCATAGTTCCTCAACAACGAACTACTAGTAAAGAACAAAACAGACCACGGTTCCTCGTCATTCAGAACTGCTCACTGAACTTGCCGCATACAGGAAAACACTCAGCTGCAAACTGAACTAAGTTCACAGCCTTCAATTGACACCAGATCACAGTGTAACCAGGCTCAGAAGAGATACCTGGAGATGTAGTACTTGGAATTGGAAGCGCTAGTTGTTTTCACGTCCCCCAACCAGTGCTGCATGTGCACCCCAATGGCGTCCAGGTACAGGCTGCTCCGGCCATGGAAGCCGACCACCTTCCCCACCGTCGTGGCAGAGCTGAAGTAGGTCCCTATCTCGTCCCCAAACGGACCGTACTTCCCTCGGCTGCTGACGATGGTGATCGATCTCAAGACTCTGGGCCCTTCTTCCACGCAGGTGTTGTAGTAGCCGTAGATGCAGGTCAGGACCTCGTGTGGGTAGTCAagcttgatctgcacaatgtggGTTTGATGATGAACACGGTATATAATTGTGTGAGGTTACAGTTTTGGAGAGTGCGTGCGAGTAACAATTTACCCTGTGTGTTATCTGGCCACCATTTCCATGCTTGGTAGACCAGATGGATTGTCCACTCCTGTCGTACTCGATCTGAATAGAGCCGATGAAATCGTTTCTCATGATGTAGATTTGTTTGACGCCTGTGTAGACACCATCATCCCATGGCTTGCCTCCATCCCCACCCCATGGTCCTGGCCCTATTGGTATTGGTTCTTTCACTACACCGTATGTAACCTACAGAAATGGGGGAAATTCGAACACAGTTCTCCATCAGTACTAAcactttttttttattatgagTGCAGACATAATTCAGCCAAAAGAATTGGTTACCTCATCTCCAATTTCCCTCCGTGCTAGTGCAAGCATATCGGACTGTCCAGATGGGCTTGTGTCAGTTATTTCTGTGTCAACTCTCTGTGATAACACCTTGCCTTCCAGAACATGAACTCCAATGCTATCGATATACCATCCGGCCCTGCCATGGAATCCTACTATCCTTCCATCGGTCAAGCAGCTGGAGAAGAACGTGCCATGTTCATCCCCAAATGGTCCATGGTTCTTCTTCGTCGTGTGGAATGTAAGGGATTTGATCACCGTCGGGCCCATGATCATTGTCGAGCCAAAGTAACCGGTTATATGAGTCAAGATCTCTGATGGAAAATCAAATACTACCTGATAAAACAAAATCCTCACGTCATATACAACTAACAAAATTAGCTTGTAGTCTCTAGATCAAAGCAACTCGAATAGTGAAAATGCATCACCTTTTCAAGTCTAGATCCCCCACTAGTTCCTCGCTTATCGCTCCATATCGCCTGCCCGTTTCGATCATAGAGAACCTTCATGGAAGATATTCCTAGTCCCCGTGTTAAATTGATTTGTCGGACACCAGTGTAAATTCCATCATCAAATATGGTTCCACTGTTTCCACCCCAGGGACCAAATCTCACTGGGGTGCTTATAGTCATGGTCCCATTATCCGAATAGAAACTGGGAATTGATACCATCTACAATGTAAAATTCAAAATCTGAATGGCTTTTGCATTTACAATTTTTGTAACTAGAAAAGGA contains:
- the LOC120708232 gene encoding jacalin-related lectin 3-like isoform X2 — translated: MEYDLRGGAVWSEKHGTASGNSKTDQVKLEYPHEVLTSISGCYGAVGTSVVIRSLTFQSNCSKYGPFGTEQGTSFSLPVSSGKIVGFHGRSGSCLHSIGCHLNKENNTKLSKNAPSALRSITKSYDRNGHRYADESAGYDMVLAVKDRCDNYSVLTSSLPKEQYPHPSQMNKMVSIPSFYSDNGTMTISTPVRFGPWGGNSGTIFDDGIYTGVRQINLTRGLGISSMKVLYDRNGQAIWSDKRGTSGGSRLEKVVFDFPSEILTHITGYFGSTMIMGPTVIKSLTFHTTKKNHGPFGDEHGTFFSSCLTDGRIVGFHGRAGWYIDSIGVHVLEGKVLSQRVDTEITDTSPSGQSDMLALARREIGDEVTYGVVKEPIPIGPGPWGGDGGKPWDDGVYTGVKQIYIMRNDFIGSIQIEYDRSGQSIWSTKHGNGGQITHRIKLDYPHEVLTCIYGYYNTCVEEGPRVLRSITIVSSRGKYGPFGDEIGTYFSSATTVGKVVGFHGRSSLYLDAIGVHMQHWLGDVKTTSASNSKYYISRYLF
- the LOC120708232 gene encoding jacalin-related lectin 3-like isoform X1, with the protein product MSFRGLTGKNSTTVGPWGGLAGDPWDDGVNSGVRQIIIAHGVAIDSIQMEYDLRGGAVWSEKHGTASGNSKTDQVKLEYPHEVLTSISGCYGAVGTSVVIRSLTFQSNCSKYGPFGTEQGTSFSLPVSSGKIVGFHGRSGSCLHSIGCHLNKENNTKLSKNAPSALRSITKSYDRNGHRYADESAGYDMVLAVKDRCDNYSVLTSSLPKEQYPHPSQMNKMVSIPSFYSDNGTMTISTPVRFGPWGGNSGTIFDDGIYTGVRQINLTRGLGISSMKVLYDRNGQAIWSDKRGTSGGSRLEKVVFDFPSEILTHITGYFGSTMIMGPTVIKSLTFHTTKKNHGPFGDEHGTFFSSCLTDGRIVGFHGRAGWYIDSIGVHVLEGKVLSQRVDTEITDTSPSGQSDMLALARREIGDEVTYGVVKEPIPIGPGPWGGDGGKPWDDGVYTGVKQIYIMRNDFIGSIQIEYDRSGQSIWSTKHGNGGQITHRIKLDYPHEVLTCIYGYYNTCVEEGPRVLRSITIVSSRGKYGPFGDEIGTYFSSATTVGKVVGFHGRSSLYLDAIGVHMQHWLGDVKTTSASNSKYYISRYLF